The Cottoperca gobio unplaced genomic scaffold, fCotGob3.1 fCotGob3_5arrow_ctg1, whole genome shotgun sequence genomic sequence ttaataacagagtgttaataacagagttaataacagtattaataacagagtgtaaataacagagttaataacagttaataacagagtgtaaataacagagtgttaataacagagttaataacagagtgttaataacagtgttaataacagagttaataacagtgtaaataacagagtgttaataacagagttaataacagagttaataacagtgtaaataacagagtgttaataacagagtgtaaataacagagtgttaataacagagttaataacagagtgttaataacagagtgttaataacagagtgttaataacagagttaataacagagtgttaataacagagtgttaataacagagttaataacagagtgttaataacagagttaataacagagtgttaataacagagagttaataacagagttaataacagagtgttaataacagagagttaataacagagttaataacagagttaataacagagtgttaataacagagtgtaaataacagtgttaataacagagttaataacagagtgttaataacagagtgttaataacagagggttaataacagagtgttaataacagagtgttaataacagagttaataacagagggttaataacagagttaataacagagtgttaataacagagagttaataacagagtatTAATAacagtgttaataacagagttaataacagagttaataacagagagTTAATCACAgaatgttaataacagagtattaataacagagtgttaataacagagttaataacagagtgtaaataacagagtgttaataacagagttaataacagagtgttaataacagagttaataacagagtgttaataacagagtgttaataacagagtattaataacagagtgtaaataacagagttaataacagagtaaataacagagtgttaataacagagttaataacagagttaataacagagttaataacagaatgttaataacagagtgttaataacagagttaataacagagggttaataacagagtgttaataacagagttaataacagtattaataacagagtgtaaataacagagtgttaataacagagttaataacagagtgttaataacagtgttaataacagagttaataacagtgtaaataacagagtgttaataacagagttaataacagagttaataacagtgtaaataacagagtgttaataacagagttaatagaGTGTTGATAACAgaatgttaataacagagtgtaaATAACAGAGTTGATAatagagtgttaataacagagagtTAATCACAgaatgttaataacagagtgttaataacagagtgttaataacagagttgataatagagtgttaataacagagagttaataacagagtgtaaataacagagttaataacagtattaataacagagtgttaataacagagttaataacagagtgtaaataacagagtgttaataacagagtgttaataacagagttaataacagagtgttaataacagagtgtaaataacagagtgttaataacagagttaataacagagtgttaataacagagtgttaataacagagttaataacagagtgttaataacagagttaataacagagtgttaataacagagagttaataacagagttaataacagagtgttaataacagagagttaataacagagttaataacagagttaataacagagtgttaataacagagtgtaaataacagtgttaataacagagttaataacagagtgttaataacagagtgttaataacagagggttaataacagagtgttaataacagagtgttaataacagagttaataacagagggttaataacagagttaataacagagtgttaataacagagagttaataacagagtatTAATAacagtgttaataacagagttaataacagagttaataacagagagTTAATCACAgaatgttaataacagagtgttaataacagagttgataatagagtgttaataacagagagttaataacagagttaataacagagtattaataacagagtgttaataacagagttaataacagagtgtaaataacagagtgttaataacagagttaataacagagtgttaataacagagttaataacagagtgttaataacagagtgttaataacagagtattaataacagagtgtaaataacagagttaataacagagtaaataacagagtgttaataacagagttaataacagagttaataacagagttaataacagaatgttaataacagagtgttaataacagagttaataacagagggttaataacagagtgttaataacagtattaataacagagtgtaaataacagagttaataacagttaataacagagtgtaaataacagagtgttaataacagagttaataacagagtgttaataacagtgttaataacagagttaataacagtgtaaataacagagtgttaataacagagttaataacagagttaataacagtgtaaataacagagtgttaataacagagttaatagaGTGTTGATAACAgaatgttaataacagagtgtaaATAACAGAGTTGATAatagagtgttaataacagagagtTAATCACAgaatgttaataacagagtgttaataacagagtgttaataacagagttgataatagagtgttaataacagagagttaataacagagtgtaaataacagagttaataacagtattaataacagagtgttaataacagagttaataacagagtgtaaataacagagtgtaaataacagagtgttaataacagagttaataacagagtgttaataacagagtgtaaataacagagtgttaataacagagttaataacagagtgttaataacagagtgttaataacagagttaataacagagtgttataacagagttaataacagagagttaataacagagttaataacagagtgttaataacagagagttaataacagagttaataacagagttaataacagagttaataacagagtgttaataacagtgtaataacagtgttaataacagagttaataacagaggttaataacagagtgttaataacagagagttaataacagagttaataacagagttaataacagagtgttaataacagagtgttaataacagagggttaataacagagtgttaataacagagttaataacagagtaaataacagagtgttaataacagagttaatagagtgttaataacagagttaataacagagagttaataacagaatgttaataacagagtgtaaATAACAGAGTTGATAatagagtgttaataacagagttaataacagagagttaataacagagttaataacagaatgttaataacagagttaataacagagagttaataacagagagttaataacagagttaataacagaatGTTAATAACAgaatgttaataacagagtgttaataacagagagttaataacagagttaataacagagttaataacagaatgttaataacagagttaataacagagagttaataacagagttaataacagaatgttaataacagagtattaataacagagagttaataacagagttaataacagagttaataacagaatGTTAGTCTGAGTACTTAGTCTGATTAATTAGTCTCAGTACTTAGTGTGAGTACTTAGTGTGAGTACTTAGTCTTAGTACTTAGTGTGAGTACTTAGTCTGAGTACTTAGTCTCAGTACTTAGTGTGAGTACTTAGTCTGAGTACTTAGTCTTAGTACTTAGTCAGAGTACTTAGTCTCAGTACTAAGTCTCAATATTTAGTCTGAGTACTTAGTCAGAGTACTTAGTCTGAGTACTTAGTCAGAGTACTTAGTTTTAGTACTTAGTCTGAGTAATTATTCTTAGTACTTAGTCTGAGTACTTAGTCTGAGTACTTCTCTGAGATGTTGTATagcagtataaatgtatattattattacactttgACTTTAACATCTTGTTAAATGTTGAAACGCGTCAGAATAATCCGACTGGATGAAATTAATCtgtcacagaaaacaaagaaaaccatATCGGAGGTTTTGCACgttttagaaaatgtttctacgAATCACATTTAGTGAATATAACAAATGACAAAACTCTTTAAAGTGCTTCATGCACAGTTTCCATTTAATTCTTACAGGATGAAGATAAATGAGTTATTAACAAACAATAATGATTCAAactaattaacattattattacaacacGTTTCTGCTAAATGATGTTTATGTGGAAACCAAAAATCTTCTACATTTGAAGATTAGAAAAGActttttatgattatttaaagctcattaaaaatatctGCTTTCAGCCGGTTTGACAAGACAAACATCAACACGTGTTATTGACATGTTTCCTCAGGAGCCACGTCCAGCAGCCTGGAGCTTTATGTACACACCTCATACATCCACACCGCTAATTATCTTTAATGAGTGAACATGTCTACAGGCAGATGGAGtccacagcagagagacagagacgtgtGTCCTTTAGAGACAGTTCATACAATTATCTCTAAATGGACACACATCTCAGATTTAATGAGGCTGTTCAACACTTAAATTACAGATCAAAGGGCAACGCAGAATCACTCAGAGGCCAAAACTAAGGAAAACTAAAACTGACAGAACGCACGTTCCCTAATCTCAAAAAGACTCAACACATTACTCACAACTGATTGAGTTTTATTCAGCAGCTGAGTGAAAAGCATTTTAGCAGACGGAGAGTTTATTACGCACAGATGCTTTAGCCTTTACGCACGGCCCACGCAGCGGTCAGGTGGCGTTGAAAGCGGCGCTGACAAACGGCTTGATGCTGTGCATGCAGTGGTACTGGAGGGTGTAGTTGTGCCCCTCGTTGTTGTCCCAGAACTCCCCCTCCTCGCTCCGCAGGTACACGGCGAAGTGCACGGCCGAGCAGGGCTCCATGATGGGCGGCGTGTACATGGTGAAGTTGAAGCGCTCTCCCACGAAGCCCGGCTGATCCGCGGCCGCGGGCAGAGCCTGCGCGTCCACGTTGGAGAGCCAGTCGTTGAAGGTGTACCTCACCCCGACCTCTTTTTCGGTGCAGCCGGTAAAGACCCGGATCTGCCCCCGCACGTCAAACTGTGAGATGGACACTTTCTCCAGGCAGACGCGGAACCGCTGTGCCCTCCGCTCCGGCTCCCGGGGCTCCGGGAAGCAGGCCACCAGCCGGTCCGTGTCCAGACTGACTTTAAAGCTCTGGCACACGTCGTTCAGGAAGTCCTGCTGCTGCGGCGGGAAGCTCTTGTGCCGGGACAGAACTTTACTTGGGATCTTCGGCTCCTCCAGCGAGCTGAAGTGCTTGACGCTGGCCAGGTTCAGCCCCATGGAGTCAGCGAACTTCACCCGCTTCCTCCCGTTACTCCCGGAGACGCCGACCAGAAGCGCAGCCGGGTAGGCGGGCAGGGACATGGCTCTCCTCCGGTCTTTCATGAACCTCTCCAGCTGAGAAGCGTCCACCTCGTCGTCCAGATCTCCATCttcatctttctcctcctcctgcaggccgTTCTTCACACTCAGCCCCGCGGACAGCAACTCTCCCCCGGGGAGGGAGTGGAGAGGTGAGCGGGACATGTCTGCCCGGCAGCAGGCAGGCTGCTCTCATGTGTACTGTGGCTGCAGACCGGTCAGGTAttagacaccccccccccctgagacACGCGCACTGCCATGCAGCTTTCACCTGTTTGCGTGCAGCGCAGCGGACACACGTCAAATactgtaaacaacaacacacagaggaacaagtACTCAGATCTACTCGTGTACAAATACTCCTGCGTTCAAATTCATAtcaaagtacacaagtattgtCAGCTTCATACAGTGAAAgtacatgtagtgcagtaaaaatatACGTTTTAAAACTTTTGCGAAATATTGGATCATTTTTCCTcttcaaaatgacaaaaggtCACAACttggtttaatatgtaaacaTGCATCTTCATTTATTCCGgattataaaatacatatatttatttaaatgattaaaagtcTCATGGTTCCAGAGAAAAACTCCATACGGGCAGTTACACAAccaaatataatatgatattaaatacatttataaaactatCTTATCGCTACgaaataatatcaaatgtcgGTTTATTGTTTTCAGCAAAAACTTAGCGAAACAAAGTAtaattatacaaataataatcatacatttattttaacagcacttaaaaaacagaattacaatgcaaataaataaatctcgaaaaataagtattatatatatataaaataaggaaattacttaaaataattaaaaaataataaaacacagagagaaaatactaaaacaaataaacaaatctaAAAGCTTCATATAAAATAACACAGCACCTGTAAAACATGATTATAGATAACATGGAATATGATtcattaaatataaagaaatacaactaAACTATTAGAAACTGTATTACTCGCAGTTATTTCCGGTTCATAAAtgtaacagtttgtgtttgtagttttgtttctCTGAATCAGTTGTTATGTAACGCGGTGTGCGCGCGGCTCCAACAAGTGCGTCACACGCGCTCAGTCAACAAACACGTGTCGTCATCACCGCCATCATGCTGACGTCACGCTGCAGGTTTCCTTACATGGAGATTAACCTGCAGATGTTCAACAGAAAGCTCCTTTATTTATAACTCATAGAactctgacagctttagttacttcagaatattaatacaaaatataatcatcGAATAATGAAGATTAATTAAAGCTTCAGATTAACGCAACAGCagtaagacatttaaatgtttgacagCTGGTGCTTCAACCTATCACCGCTAGATGGCATCATTCtgtgaaacattaaatatatttatttatcttctgaaatgttatttattccATGTCTTCTCCGAGTTTTTAGGGAACATAAATTATATGTAGAAATGGTTTATAGTGTAGtatgtatacaatataaataaaaaggcataatatagtgtaatatatttaaagaacgTCTatagtgtgtataaatacatgtgaagtgtcagtacagtgtgtataaatacatgtgaagtgtcagtacagtgtgtataaatacatgtgaagtgtcagtacagtgtgtataaatacatgtgaagtgtcagtacagtgtgtataaatacatgtgaagtgtcagtacagtgtgtataaatacatgtgaagtgtcagtacagtgtgtataaatatatgtgaagtgttagtacagtgtgtataaatacatgtgaagtgtcagtacagtgtgtataaatacatgtgaagtgtcagtacagtgtgtataaatacatgtgaagtgtcagtacagtgtgtataaatacatgtgaagtgtcagtacagtgtgtataaatacatgtgaagtgtcagtacagtgtgtataaatacatgtgaagtgtcagtacagtgtgtataaatacatgtgaagtgtcagtacagtgtgtataaatacatgtgaagtgtcagtacagtgtgtataaatacatgtgaagtgtcagtacagtgtgtataaatatatgtgaagtgttagtacagtgtgtataaatacatgtgaagtgtcagtacatgtgtgtataaatacatgtgaagtgtcagtacagtgtgtataaatacatgtgaagtgtcagtacagtgtgtataaatatatgtgaagtgtcagtacagtg encodes the following:
- the ppp1r3g gene encoding protein phosphatase 1 regulatory subunit 3G yields the protein MSRSPLHSLPGGELLSAGLSVKNGLQEEEKDEDGDLDDEVDASQLERFMKDRRRAMSLPAYPAALLVGVSGSNGRKRVKFADSMGLNLASVKHFSSLEEPKIPSKVLSRHKSFPPQQQDFLNDVCQSFKVSLDTDRLVACFPEPREPERRAQRFRVCLEKVSISQFDVRGQIRVFTGCTEKEVGVRYTFNDWLSNVDAQALPAAADQPGFVGERFNFTMYTPPIMEPCSAVHFAVYLRSEEGEFWDNNEGHNYTLQYHCMHSIKPFVSAAFNAT